A genomic segment from Nicotiana tabacum cultivar K326 chromosome 9, ASM71507v2, whole genome shotgun sequence encodes:
- the LOC107778849 gene encoding uncharacterized protein LOC107778849 translates to MDMNVLKWQILHGSLVKRLIVKGFLFVTVMIVVSFVQMGHLIRNSEPMVLNFGVCPLNFGSNPNMNVTGFFKPVSGLAFPLFGASLVKCEDENLSKNVFKELMEKNFLDLNAKALCVGKKSSAAALALRELGLSNAIGVDRHPYFSLLWRRFVYELDYEDNAFDFVFSRDLDRVSVPALLVLEIERVLRPGGTGAMLVSSSSFYAGNLIKGNLIRSATPVSSFLKSSDVVHVCGVGGFTLVMFKKRSEIVESLERAVLPANCPSTTNNKPFLKYLEPLVEKRSGQFETEISYLPKYMNISSRNKLVYINIGAGEFVESSIARMFKPHYPIPHHFFNVFVVDHNTSALPLYVKNPGINFVYHPGLGGEDISPFLDSDEYLSAPLDHEGFDFIPWFSETVKEGDYVVLMMNARAAELNILSELFRTGSICHVDELFLRCSAADCKNALCGDCISLFKTLRGGGVFAHQWWGD, encoded by the coding sequence ATGGATATGAACGTCTTGAAATGGCAAATTCTTCACGGGTCATTAGTGAAACGCTTGATTGTAAAAGGGTTCTTGTTTGTCACTGTTATGATCGTTGTCTCGTTCGTTCAAATGGGGCATTTGATCCGGAACTCTGAGCCTATGGTGTTGAATTTTGGTGTATGCCCCTTGAACTTTGGATCCAATCCGAATATGAATGTGACCGGGTTCTTTAAACCCGTTTCTGGATTGGCTTTTCCGCTTTTTGGGGCGTCTTTGGTAAAATGTGAAGAtgaaaatttgagcaagaatGTGTTTAAGGAGCTAATGGAAAAGAATTTCTTGGATTTGAATGCCAAAGCATTGTGTGTTGGGAAGAAATCATCGGCTGCAGCTTTGGCGCTGCGAGAGCTGGGACTCTCGAATGCTATTGGTGTTGATAGGCACCCATATTTCTCTCTTTTGTGGAGAAGATTTGTGTACGAGCTCGATTATGAGGATAATGCTTTCGACTTTGTATTCTCAAGAGATCTTGATAGGGTCTCTGTTCCAGCTCTTTTGGTGCTTGAGATTGAGCGTGTCTTACGTCCAGGTGGCACCGGTGCTATGCTCGTGAGTTCTAGTAGTTTCTACGCAGGGAACTTGATAAAAGGCAACTTGATTAGGTCTGCTACACCAGTTTCCTCATTCTTGAAGAGTTCCGATGTTGTGCACGTATGTGGGGTTGGCGGCTTTACTCTAGTGATGTTCAAGAAAAGATCTGAGATTGTTGAATCTCTCGAGCGTGCTGTACTACCTGCTAATTGTCCGTCCACCACGAATAACAAGCCGTTCTTGAAATACCTTGAGCCACTCGTGGAGAAAAGGTCCGGACAGTTTGAGACAGAAATTTCGTACTTGCCTAAGTACATGAATATCTCGTCAAGGAACAAACTGGTGTATATCAACATTGGTGCTGGAGAATTTGTAGAATCAAGTATTGCAAGAATGTTCAAGCCTCATTATCCAATCCCTCACCACTTTTTCAATGTTTTCGTCGTTGATCATAACACCTCTGCCCTCCCTTTGTATGTAAAGAATCCCGGTATTAACTTTGTGTACCATCCGGGACTTGGTGGAGAGGATATTTCCCCGTTTCTTGACTCCGATGAATATTTAAGTGCACCGCTAGATCATGAAGGATTTGACTTTATTCCATGGTTCAGTGAAACCGTTAAAGAAGGAGATTACGTGGTCCTCATGATGAATGCTAGAGCAGCGGAGCTGAATATTCTTTCAGAACTATTCAGAACTGGATCAATTTGCCATGTCGATGAACTATTCCTTCGCTGCTCAGCTGCGGACTGCAAAAATGCTCTTTGTGGAGACTGCATTAGCCTTTTCAAAACTCTAAGGGGAGGTGGTGTTTTTGCTCATCAGTGGTGGGGAGACTAA